A window of Verrucomicrobiota bacterium contains these coding sequences:
- a CDS encoding DUF1259 domain-containing protein, producing the protein MKIEQRLHVKIILASIAVFLSAEISAFCAVEKIDTAAIERLTGLKGAFNEQEDVFKVSAPRTDVKVAVDEWVMPPFMGLTSWAAFTPGKTAEAMVMGDLVLFQDEVNPVMSAALDAGLNVTALHNHFFFDEPKVFFMHIGGEGSVERVATGVRKALDKVKEIRAATPQPAKSFNGARLPAQSSITGKAIEDLLGIKGQANNGMFKVVIGRKTKMPCGCEVGKEMGVNTWAAFAGTDENAVVDGDFAVHENELQGVLKALRKAGINIVAIHHHMTHEEPRMIFLHYWGKGKAESLARNLKQTLDVQKTAK; encoded by the coding sequence ATGAAAATAGAACAACGTTTACATGTGAAGATCATCCTCGCGTCCATCGCAGTTTTTCTCAGCGCCGAAATCTCCGCCTTCTGTGCGGTCGAGAAAATCGACACCGCCGCCATCGAACGACTCACCGGATTGAAAGGCGCGTTCAATGAACAGGAAGATGTGTTTAAGGTTTCCGCGCCCCGCACCGACGTGAAAGTCGCCGTGGATGAATGGGTGATGCCGCCGTTCATGGGCCTCACTTCGTGGGCCGCGTTCACACCCGGCAAAACCGCCGAAGCGATGGTGATGGGCGATCTGGTTCTCTTCCAGGACGAAGTGAACCCGGTGATGAGCGCTGCGCTTGACGCTGGCCTCAACGTAACGGCGTTGCACAATCACTTCTTCTTTGACGAGCCGAAGGTTTTTTTCATGCACATCGGCGGCGAAGGCAGCGTGGAACGAGTCGCGACCGGCGTCCGAAAAGCGCTCGACAAGGTGAAGGAAATTCGCGCAGCCACCCCTCAACCGGCGAAAAGTTTTAACGGCGCGCGTTTGCCGGCGCAAAGCTCCATCACGGGTAAAGCCATCGAGGACCTCCTCGGCATTAAAGGCCAGGCGAACAACGGCATGTTCAAAGTAGTGATTGGCCGTAAAACAAAAATGCCCTGCGGCTGTGAGGTCGGTAAAGAAATGGGCGTGAACACGTGGGCCGCCTTCGCCGGCACGGACGAAAATGCGGTCGTGGACGGCGACTTCGCGGTGCATGAAAACGAATTGCAAGGTGTGCTCAAAGCGTTGCGCAAAGCCGGCATCAACATCGTCGCGATTCATCACCACATGACGCACGAAGAACCCCGCATGATTTTTCTGCATTACTGGGGCAAAGGAAAAGCTGAGTCGCTGGCCCGTAATCTCAAGCAGACGCTCGATGTGCAAAAGACCGCGAAGTGA